GCCGAATGGAATGATGGCTATCTCTACAGCTTCAACCGCCAATGGTTTCAATGGCAATGTGGGTTCCCATTTTGATGTAAAAGTGGCTGCTGATTCTAATTCCAAAGCGTTCGCCGTCACGCCGCGTTACTTCAGGTCCAAGAATGAGCAGAAGCTTCTAAGttttactctctttttttttcccctGTGATTTGTTGATATTTGTTTTTTCAGGTTGTGCAGTATGGACAGGgcttgaagaagaagggaaAGGGTAAGAAGAAGAGGTGTCATTGGTGCCAGAAGAGTAATTCTCAGAATCTTATCAAGTGTTCTAGCTGTAACAAGGAGTTCTTCTGCATGGATTGCATAAAACAGCGGTCTGTCATTGTTGCATTCATTTACACTGCCCCAATGTTCAATGCTTATATATTAACCAATATGATTTTGTAGTTGAGGATTCAAATATGAGACATTTGCTGATATTTCTTGAAACTAACAGGTATTTTGGCACTGAGAATGAAGTTAAGAAGGCATGCCCTGTTTGTAGAGGAACTTGCACTTGTAAGGACTGTTTGGCAAGTCAATATAAAGACAGTGAAAGTAAGGTCTGACATCAAAATTGATGCTTTTCTGCTTTACAATGTTGCTTTGGTAGCATATGCTGACAGTTCAGTTAACATGCATTGTCTTAGGAACATTCGGCTGATAAAAGCAGAGTTGGTAGAATATTGCATTTACATTACCTACTCTGTATGCTCCTTCCAGTACTGAAACAAATAAGTGAATATCAGGATACTCAGCTAGAAACTGAAGCAAGAATTAAAGGTAAATATTATTGTTCTTCGAATTTCGTTTGCTAATATAGTAGTGTTATCTGAgatgcatttttatgttggaCAGGGATAGAAGCTTCTGATATTCACATCAGGCAGGTTGAATTTGGCTTCAATGAGAAAATTTTCTGGTAAACTCTATTCTGAGTGCTAtttagaaaagtaaaaagtTTCTCTGGTGCTCGATGCTAACTAATTTATTACTTGACTCAGCAATCACTGCAAAACTCCCATTTTGGATCTCAATAGAAGCTGCCCTAGTTGCTTATATAGCCTTTGCTTAAATTGTTTTCAAGAATTAAGTCAGGGAAGCATTTCTGGAGAATCAATGTTGAAGCTACCGATTAAAACAAAAACTTGCGCTGCCCGTGAGAAAGAAAATGCGGATGAGAAGGCCATTTCTAGTTGCAATATAACTCATTGTAATGGCATTGACAATGTATCATTTCCATCTACAGAACTTGGTGGTTGTGGTCATAGCCACCGTGATTTGAGATATATTTTTCCCTCTAGTTTGATCAAAGAGATGGAACTAAAGGCAGAAGAAATCGTTTGCAGTTATGAATTGCCAGAAACACCAGACAAAAGTTCAAAATGCTCAATGTGTTCTGACACAGATCACAAAACTAAAAGACATAAGCAGTTGCAAGAAGCAGCTTTAAGAGGGGATTCAAATGATAATTGCTTGTTTAACCCCACAGTTTCGGACATCAATGGTGATAATTTTGAACACTTTCAAAAACACTGGGGAAAAGGCCATCCCGTAGTGGTGCAAGATGTTCTTCGAAAGACATCAAACCTCAGCTGGGATCCACTGATCATGTTCTGTAGTTATCTTGAGCGGAGCATTACAAGATACGAGAGTGATAAGGACTTACTTGAATCTTGTTTGGATTGGTGTGAGGTTAGTGTATCAGTTattgttttttgttattatactttttaaattgaattgttAATTGATAATCTTGGTTGGCCATAAAATCGTACTGCATTCTTGCagtaatattttattcatttaaacATATTTATAAACACATACCAATTTTAGTTTATAGGGCTTTGTTGTACTTCACAAGTATATGCATGGGCATACATACAAACTGGATGTTTAATCTATTTCCCTGTTCTTTATAACAATGATGGTAAGTTTAGCACTCTATCTCTGTGGCAGGTGGAAATTAACATTAGGCAGTCTTTTAGCGGGTCTCTCAAATGTCGTCCTTGCGAAAACACTTGCCATGAGATGCTGAAATTAAAGGGGTTGTTGTCTTCCCAACTTTTCAAAGAGCAATTTCCAGGTCATTTTTCTGAAGTAATTGATGCTCTACCAATTCAAGAATACATGAATCCTATGTCTGGTCTTCTGAATTTGGCAGCAAGTTTGCCACTTCAGAGTACCAAACATGACATTGGACCATACGTGCATATTTCATATGGCTGTGCCGACAAGGAAGCTGATTCTGTGACTAAACTCTGCTATGATTCATATGATGtggtatgcttccttccttgttATGTTGCATTTGATTTCTTCTCAAGTATATTCAGAGTAATACAGTTCTTCGCTTTCAAGtctttttactttctgcattgAAACTCTAGCAGCTTTAAGTAATTTAAAATCTTACAGAATTAGGTTGCTTCCTGTGGTGAAGCCCAAAATCCTACAACTACTTTTGGGTTTTTGATGGTTCATGTTTATATTGAACCCCAGTACTCAATCATGCTCATACCTAGAAATTATGAGTTGCAATTGTTTCCTTTCCTCTAAGCAACAAATTGACATGAAAATTCACTGAACAAATTTATGCCAAAGCTTCGTGTTGAATAGCAGTGATCTGTTCTGCACTTTGTGGGAAAAAGGATCGTGTAGTGTGTAGAATGATGCATTGACGGTTTATCCTTATCCATTTCATTAGCCATTTGATTTGTAATTCCAGGTTAATATTATGGCACATACCACGGATGTTCCCCTATCTACAGAGCAGCTTTCAAAAATTCGACGACTACTGAAAAAGCATAAAGCTTTGTGTCGAAGGGATTCTTCTAAAATTACTGCTGAACAACAacaggaagagaaagtaaaagaAACGTTACCACCACATGTTGAAGAAGTGGAACAAAAAGGTTCACAGCGAGTGGCCAAAGAAGTTGACTTTTTAAGGAGAGTCAATAGAACATCCTTTGTCTCAACTCACACTGAAAAAGCAACTACTGGAAGTATAGAGAACAGCTTTTCCCAGGATAGAGAATGTGATTTATCTGATTCCGATTCGGAACCCACAGTTCTCCATGGGTTGTCTACAGGTCGTAATCCAAGAAATCTGTTTGAAAGCTCGAAAGATAAAAATAAGTTATCTGCTGAGCATTCTGGGGCCCAATGGGATGTATTCCGCAGACAAGACGTTCCAAAGCTCATGGAATACCTTATAAGACATTGTGATGAATTTACTCATAACTATGACAATGACAAAGTGGTAAGTTCAAACAAAGACAACTCTTGAGGATTTTGTTTGAACCGGTGGTTATTGATTGACATTTTTTTGCAGATGGTTCATCCAATTCTAGATCAGAGCATTTTTCTtgacaaaaatcacaaaataaggcttaaagaGGAGTTTCGTAAGTACACATGCTTCTGTGTTTCATGATCTGTTACAATTGCAGGCAACTCTATTTACACAATCGTCCTTGTTACCAGAGGTTGAACCATGGACATTCAAGCAACATGTTGGAGAAGCCGTTGTCATTCCCGCTGGATGTCCATACCAGATCAGAAATCCTAAGGTTTTGCATTAGCATAAtgactctttctctctcttcctaaACTTCAGGAATGTATGAAAAAAAATGTCCCATCCTTTTCCCCCCTCTTTTATAATCTACAGTGTTGCGTTCATGTGGTGTTGGAATTTGTGTCACCGGAAAATGTCTCCGAGTGTATCCAGCTGATTGATGAGGTCCGACTGCTGCCGGCAGACCATAAAGCCAAAGTAGAAACTTTGCaggtatattttattttgtaaaccAGCTCCTGCTTTCTGCTATTGTTGTAAGCATGGAATTGACAAGGGCCTCTTGAAACAGGTAAAGAAAATGGTGCTTCATAGCATGAATACAGCAATTAAGGAAATGCATGAGCTTACAAACAAGCCAGCCAAAACATGATTGCACCAACtatcttccatttttgtatagATTATTGCTCCCCagtaaaaaatcataaaagtaGCTCCTAGAAAAAGGTActctaattaaattgattagtTTCTTCAGTGTAACCATtttttgattgctttgacatcTATCTCTGCCCTACCCGAGTTTGAAATAATCCTTGATGGTCTGTGTATATATTTTGCTTAGTGGTTAAATTGAAGAGAATTTTCGAAATATTGAGAGAGGAAATTGCTTAGCTCATTAACTTTTGAAAGTGATTTCGATTTTCGAATGACACTCGGGTTTGAATCCAAAAGAAGAGTTGGTCCGTAGAAACAAAAGTCACGTGCTTCTAAGAAATGTTACTAGGTTCCTAGCGTTAGGAATAAAAGCACTCGTACAGTggaaaagagaataaaagaaaagaacctGTAACTATATAAAGTTGCATAAGCTTAATTATGCAATTTTGTGATTACATAAAAATGAGCGAATGAAATTGTGAGAATTTTAAAGTTAGAAGAAAAGAACGTGATTTAATAGACTATGTGAACAGTGTAATTCTTTGTTTATATAGTGCAAATAGCACTTTCCATTTTGCAATTAAATTGTTAGTCATGACCATTAATTTAACCCGAATCTACACATCTACAACTAGCAATCAGGATCATACaggaaaagtaaaaatagttgATAATATCACTTCTTATTTACGTAAGTTATCCTCATCCtcgttattttatttttcttggtaATGAAAAATGACCCATAAaagttgataatttgaaaatagcATATAATAAGAGAGTGGCATTATCGAATTAGAAAATGGCAAAATCTACTTCCGACAATAAAGTGTACTTCGgtattttttaaagaataaaaactCTAATCTGTATTCTGTGCATGCACGACAGAGTATGAAGCTCAAATATAGACGGCTTTATTACACTTTTTACCGTAGACTATAATGCTCATGCACGCAGCATTAACCGCTGGAAAAATAATCAAGAGATAAATACATGTATAATTCTTTAGGAAAAATTgacaaagaaacaaagaaaatgtAATAGCGCCTTTAGTTTTAGGCTTTGAGCTCATGCTTTAGTTTCATGTTCGTCAAAATTGCTTCTGGAGAGCCTCAAGAAACAAAGGGGTCCTCACTATTTAGGGGGCCATAAGCCCATCAATTGTGTAAGAAAGAGACTTTGCCCAATCAGCTCTGAGCAGCAATGTCTGCAGCGTCTGCATCACATCATACCCAGGATCAAGCTTACGCTGCCAACCCTACGCAAATTACATTATGCACAAGTTACACAAACAATTTTGATAGCAGGATTTGTGCTTTGTATTCATTTTTTCTCTGCGTTAGACGGAGTGTGAAATTATAACATTGTAAATCCCACATTGCATCCAACGGTGGAGGGAAGTAATTCTGGCGTCCAAGAAAAAATGAATACAAGTATCATTTCTCCATTAATAAGACGACAACAGGGAGGAGAGTATAATCAGCTATGAGAACTTATAAAGGGCATATTGTTTTCCATTACTTTCCAACTCACATGATAGTGGTATTGTCGCATACTAGTGTAGTGAGCTTGGTAAAAAGATGACCCCAAAAAAAAAGTTACCTCGAGAACCAGGGTTGTCACCATGACAGTACAAACATTGCCATCTACATTAACTCTATGACGCCTGACTTTCTCCAGCAATTGCTCTATGCACTCTGCAGGATGAACCAGGTCACCTTCCGGAGTGCCCCAAAAGGTAAATGCCTCTTCCACTTCCTATTAGGAAAACAGAAGAATCCAATGTATGCACTGACTCAGAATCATATCACGGGGTTAAGTAAATGAAAAAAGAACATATATCTGCAATCCATTGAACCCCACACACAACAAGCAGGACCTCATTACTATGCTCACCTGTAGACAGAATGCAACAATGTAATAATCCATATTCAAACAGTTGTATCTTGAACAAATTACCTCAATGAAAGCCTTTGGATTTGGGCAGTTCTGTTTTTCTGATAATCTGAGTGTGCACTCTGCAGCTGTCCGACCATCTCGGCGGGCAACAGCTTTGAAAAATTCCAATAGATTTACCCGGTCACTACCAGAGAGTTCAGCAGTCATGCCTACATCAAGGAAAACCACATGAGGCTTTGATTTGAAGAGCCGATTCCGGCGCTTGCTTTGAGAGAGTCGAACAAGGATATTTCCGGGATGCATGTCTGCATGAATGAAGTTATCCACCTGAAAGAATATTCCACAATATATTGGAAGCTAAACTTTGTCATGTTCAAGTCTAAAATATCAAAGGATCCAACTTCTAGTTCATACTGAACATAGGAAATAGGATGTAATATGATTATTatagatcaaacaaggaaagtCAGAAAGTAAATTTGTTTGTGgatcaaataagaaaatttgttgaaataaaagagaattgccATTAGCTAAAAACCATAAAGAGGCTATAGAAAATGAAAGGTCCAGGTTTATCATGAAATACAAGCAGCATAACATAAGCATACAAACTAGAGAGTAAATAACCTGTTCCCGGTTTAATGTTTCATCCAAAGTAAATTGAAAATCTATATAGTACGAGTTAATAACAGTTAATGAGAACTAAGATTATAAATTTTCATTTGCTGTTATTACAACATTTTAAAACCAAACCTTTTCTTATGAATCCTCTATCAATATTCCTAACAAGACAAGCTAATATCTTTTTTCGGTTACAAAAGAAGGAATTACattaagaagaagagaaattatAAGGCCTAATCTCTTAGCATATTTAATAGAGAACACCTATAAAGAACCATGAAAGTTTTTTCTCTACATGTCAATTGAGATATACATATTTAATAGAATTAAGAAAAACTTGATTGTTCACAAATTATATTGCATGAAAAATTGTTGGATAAAAATTGCAAATGAAAGATGTCATTTCTTACCAGTAACATCTTCAAAAGTGCATGAGTCCCAATATGAGCAAGAGCACTTTTAATCCTCTCATGTCCTTGAAGTTCATCAACGTAATATGACACACTTTCCCCATTTTCATAGGTTTCCACCAAGACTGCAGGATGCACAAGTGGATAGACAGGCTTAGGAAAAGAGACATCCTTCCATTTACGGAAGTTGTAGATAAAACGGCTCAAATGAGCAGCTTCCCTTGCAAGGTCAACTTGAGACAACATGAAAACTGCAAACTGTTTAACACTTTCATCCAATCTTAACCAATTGAGAGCAGGAATAAACCTTGAAGATTTTGCCATCAAATTGATAATTGCAAAATCTCTTCTAATAGATTCTCCCACA
The genomic region above belongs to Arachis duranensis cultivar V14167 chromosome 3, aradu.V14167.gnm2.J7QH, whole genome shotgun sequence and contains:
- the LOC107480557 gene encoding lysine-specific demethylase JMJ28, translating into MGKKSAAATGEEEDVPPDNLRCGRTDGRQWRCRRRVKDNLKLCEVHYLQGRHRQYKEKVPESLKLQRNKRKSHSPPPSPPSSPANNVEIRARKDSKIALLPKKKRKLSDGTSEALVVQKKNKNKKRKNKNKGLRSGDDKHLELIRMVLTREVEKRKKRNKKNDDDEEDEECSEGGELRRELPNGMMAISTASTANGFNGNVGSHFDVKVAADSNSKAFAVTPRYFRSKNEQKLLIFQVVQYGQGLKKKGKGKKKRCHWCQKSNSQNLIKCSSCNKEFFCMDCIKQRYFGTENEVKKACPVCRGTCTCKDCLASQYKDSESKEHSADKSRVGRILHLHYLLCMLLPVLKQISEYQDTQLETEARIKGIEASDIHIRQVEFGFNEKIFCNHCKTPILDLNRSCPSCLYSLCLNCFQELSQGSISGESMLKLPIKTKTCAAREKENADEKAISSCNITHCNGIDNVSFPSTELGGCGHSHRDLRYIFPSSLIKEMELKAEEIVCSYELPETPDKSSKCSMCSDTDHKTKRHKQLQEAALRGDSNDNCLFNPTVSDINGDNFEHFQKHWGKGHPVVVQDVLRKTSNLSWDPLIMFCSYLERSITRYESDKDLLESCLDWCEVEINIRQSFSGSLKCRPCENTCHEMLKLKGLLSSQLFKEQFPGHFSEVIDALPIQEYMNPMSGLLNLAASLPLQSTKHDIGPYVHISYGCADKEADSVTKLCYDSYDVVNIMAHTTDVPLSTEQLSKIRRLLKKHKALCRRDSSKITAEQQQEEKVKETLPPHVEEVEQKGSQRVAKEVDFLRRVNRTSFVSTHTEKATTGSIENSFSQDRECDLSDSDSEPTVLHGLSTGRNPRNLFESSKDKNKLSAEHSGAQWDVFRRQDVPKLMEYLIRHCDEFTHNYDNDKVMVHPILDQSIFLDKNHKIRLKEEFQVEPWTFKQHVGEAVVIPAGCPYQIRNPKCCVHVVLEFVSPENVSECIQLIDEVRLLPADHKAKVETLQVKKMVLHSMNTAIKEMHELTNKPAKT